In the genome of Pseudomonas fluorescens, the window CGCTTGCGCAGGCCGCGAATGCGCGTGCCGAGAAAATGCGGTTCGGCGGCGGGCTGGGACTTGCTATTGTTGCTCATGGAAAATTCCGAACCGGGAAGGGGCCACATCCCCCTGTAGGAGCGAGCCTGCTCGCGATGGTCGTTAACGATAACGCTGGAAGCCTGACACCCAGCGGTGTTCTCGGGTTCATCGCGAGCAGGCTCGCTCCTACAGGGGCGGTGTTAGCCGTTAAAGCCCCGGAGTATAAACAGCCTTAAAGCTCCCACGCGACTTTCAGTCCTTCATAAATCGCTTCTTCGGCGGTACGCGGCGCCAGGCAGTCGCCGATGCGGCGAAACTCCACCAGCCCTTGCAACTCAGCGCCCAGGGTATCCACCGGTTGATGGCCCTGGCACAGCACCAGCGTATCGATGTTCTCCATCAGCATCGGTTCGCCACTGGCGGTGTGTTGCAGGTACACCGTGTTGTCATCGCAGCCATACAGCCGCGCGTAGGGCGTGATCGGCACGCCCAGCTTATGCAGCTCGCCGGCCAGTTGATCGCGTACGTACAGCGGCAGGTTTTCCCCGCAATGGGTGCCGTTGACCGCCAGTTGCACCTGGTGCCCGGCGCGGACCAGGCGTTCGGCGATGCCTGGGCCGATCCAGTCGCAACGCCAGTCGACCACCACCACCGAACGGCCGATCCGTACTTCATCGCGCAGCACTTGCCAGGCATCCACCACCTGCAATTCACCGCCGCGCTCGAAGGGCGGCCAGTAGGGCTCGGCTCCGGTAGCGACGATCACCACGTGCGGTTTTTCCTGCTCCACCAGTGCCCGGTCGACCCGGGTATTGCGCACCACGCGCACGCCGGCCAGTTGCATTTCCCGTTGCAGGTTGGTGCTGGCACCGCCGAATTCGCTGCGCCGTGGCAGCAGTTGCGCGAGCAACACCTGACCACCCAGTTGCGAACTGGCTTCGTACAGCGTCACCTCATGGCCGCGCTGGGCCGCGACGGTGGCGGCTTTCATCCCGGCCGGACCACCGCCGGCAATCATGATGCGTTTGCGCCGTGGCGCTTGTCGGCGTTCGCCGAAGATCAGTTCGCGCCCGGTTTCCGGGTGCTGAATGCAGGAAATCGGCAAGCCCTTGTGGAAGTGGCCGATGCACGCCTGATTGCAGGCAATGCACGCCCGCACGTCTTCGACGCGGCCGGTGTCGGTCTTGTTGGGCATTTGCGGATCGCAGATCAGCGCCCGGGTCATGCCGCACACATCGGCCTGGCCGCGAGCCAGAATCAGCTCGGCTTCCTGGGGCTGGTTGATGCGCCCGGTGACGAACAGCGGAATGTTCAAACCGGCCTTGAACGTCCCGGCTTCTTTAGCCAGGTACGCCGCTTCGATCGCCATCGGCGGCACGATGTGCACCGCGCCGCCAAGGGATGCCGAAGTGCCGGCGACGATATGCACGTAATCGAGCTGCGCTTGCAGTAACTGCACGGCGGCCAGGGATTCGTCTTCGGTCAGGCCTTCCGGGTCGCGCTCGTCGGCGGAGATGCGCAGGCCGACGATGAACTGCTCGTCGGTCGCCTCGCGCACAGCGGCTATGACCTCGCGCAGAAAACGCAAACGCTGTTCCAACCCGCCGTTGTAGCCATCGGTACGCCGGTTGACCCGCGGATTGATGAATTGCGCCGGCAGGTAACCGTGGCTGGCCACGACCTCGACGCCGTCGATGCCTGCCTGGTGCAGGCGGCGGGCGGCAGCGGCATAACCGGCGACGATCTCGTCGATCATGGCCTGGTCCAGCGCGCGGGGCATCACCCGGAAGCGTTCGTTGGGCACCGACGAGGCGGAGTAGGCCACCGCCAGCAGGCCATCGCTGGACTCCATGATCTCCCGCCCCGGATGGAACACCTGGGACAACACCACGGTGCCGTGGGCGTGGCAGGTTTGCGCCAGTTTGCGGTAGCCCTCGATGCACGCGTCGTCGGTGGCCATCAGCACGTGGGAGGTGTAGCGCGCACTGTCATGCACGCCGGCCACTTGCAGCACGATCAACCCGGCACCGCCTTCGGCACGCGCCCGGTGATAGGCGATCAATTGTTCATTGACCAGGTTGTCGGTGGGCATCGAGGTGTCGTGTCCGCTGGACATGATGCGGTTCTTCAGGCGCTTGCCACGGATCTCCAGGGGTTCGAACAGGTGCGCGAAGGCGGGTGTCGAGGTCGGCATGGTGCGGGTACTCCAGGCTGGCTGACCTGTGTAGGAGCGAGCATGCTCGCGATGGTCGTCAACGATAACGCTGGGTATCTGACACCCCGCGGCGTTCTCAGGTCCATCGCGAGCAGGCTCGCTCCTACAGAGGCATCAGGTTTCGTTGTAATTATTGCGCTATAGAAATTTACCTTCAGTAAAAAATCAACTTGTTTTTTTACTGTGGCGTGGAGTAGTTTCGTCTCGAGCCCGCTCCCGGGCCGAACCTCACAACAATAAAAAAGGGCTGCGCGGGCCTTGGGTCCCGTGGCACCTGCAAGAGGAACCACTGATGAAATCGCACACGCTCAAGCACGGTTTTTATCCCTTGGTGTTGTCCGTGGCCATGGGCCTGGGCAGCGCTCAGGCAGCATCGGACATGGTGGTGGTCGGATACGGCGGAGCCGGACAAAAAGCCCAGGACATGGCGTTCTTTCAACCCTTCGCCGCCGAGGATCAAAGCAAGGTGATCCAGAGCGAATACAACGGCGAGATGGCGAAAATCAAAGTGATGGTCGACACCGGCAACGTCGACTGGGACGTGGTGCAGATCGAAGGCCCGGACCTGATGCGCGGCTGCGAGGAAGGCATGTACGAGCGTCTGGACTGGACACGTCTGGGCCACGCCGACCAGTTGATCCCCGAGGCGGCGCAGGAATGCGGGTCTGCGGCGCTGGTGTGGAGCGTGGCGATTGCCTACGACACCGACAAACTGTCCCAGGCCCCGACCTCGTGGGCAGACTTTTGGGACGTAAAGAAAACCCCCGGCAAGCGTGGGCTGCGCAAACGCGCGGTGTACAACCTGGAGTTCGCCTTGCTGGCCGACGGGGTCAAGACCGAAGACGTCTACAAGGTGCTCGGCACCCCGCAGGGTGTGGACCGGGCATTCGCCAAACTCACTGAGCTCAAGCCTTACATCCAGTGGTGGGAGGCGGGCGCACAACCGCCGCAATGGCTGACCGCCGGCGATGTGGTGATGACCTCGACCTACAGCGGACGCATCGCCGACGCCGCGCAGAAAGGCAGCCACCTCGCTCTGGTCTGGCCCGGCAGCCTGTACGGCATGGACTACTGGGCGATCATCAAAGGCTCCCGGCATGTGGATCAGGCCAAGCGTTTTATCGCCTTCGCCAATCAGCCGGACGCCCAGGTCAACTACGTGCAGCAGATCCCCTACGGCCCGACCAACACCCAGGCCGCCGCACGGCTGGACGACAAACTGGCGCAATGGGTGCCCACCGCGCCGCAGAACCTCAAGGGCGCACTGTCGATGAACGTCGGTTTCTGGGTCGATCATGGCGAAGAGCTCGAAGAGCGCTTCAACGCCTGGGCCAGCAAATAATCACGGATGGCTGGACGTGTCCAAGCGTCCAACCATACTGTCTGCCCCAGCCGATCAGCCTGGAGAACCACAAGAATGAACAACATCGCTACCCACCTGGCCCCTGAACGCAGCGCCACCGAGCAGCGCCTGCGTGAGGAGCTGGCGGCCTGTTACCGCTTGATTACGCACTTTCGCATGACCGATCTGATCTTCACCCACATCTCGGTGCGCATTCCGGGGCCGGAGCATCACTTTCTGATCAACCCTTACGGGCTGATGTTCGATGAAATCACCGCGTCGAATCTGGTGAAGATCGACCTCGATGGTCACGCCGTGGAGCCGTCGCCGTATCCGGTCAACCCGGCCGGTTTTGTGATTCACAGCGCGATCCATGGTGCCCGTGAAGATGCGCAATGCGTGCTGCATACCCATACCAAATCCGGGTGTGCGGTGGCGGCGTTGAGGTGCGGGTTGTTGCCGGTGAACCAGATTTCCATGGAGTTCTATGGCCGCGTTGCCTACCACGACTATGAAGGCGTGGCGCTGGACCTGAGCGAGCAGCAACGGCTGGTGGCGGACTTGGGCGACAAGTCGGTACTGATGCTGCGCAACCATGGTTTGCTGACGGTGGGCGAGACGGTGAGCCAAGCGTTCCTGCGCATGTACTACCTGGAAAAGGCCTGTGAGATTCAGTTGGCGGCCATGGCTGCCGGTGAGTTGGTGCTGCCGCCGGCGGAGGTTTGCGCGCATACCGAGCGGCAGTTCAATGATCCGGGGCGACCGTTGGAGGACGGGGAACTGAGTGATCCCGATGCCATGCAACTGGCCTGGGCGGCGTTGTTGCGGATGCTGGATCGGGTGGCGCCGGGGTATCGGGACTGACCTCGGCTCTCGGTTGTTCAGTCTGGCCTCATCGCGAGCAGGCTCGCTCCCACAGGGGGTTTGCGTAGTACACGGAATATGTGGCAACCCGGATCAAATGTGGGAGCGGGCTTGCTCGCGAAGCAGGCACCACGGTCTACCAGACTGGCAACTGACTGGAGCAATGGCCCGCTCTTGCTGTACAGTCGTTCAGCCCGCCGCTTACCCGCACAGGCCTAAACGATTGAACCAAGGAGCGTGTCGCCGATGAATCAGGAAGCCCGTTTTTCCCGCATGGAACCGGAGTTGCGCAAAGCCAACCTGATCGAGGCGACGCTGGTGTGCCTCAAGCGTCACGGCTTCCAGGGCGCGTCGATCCGCAAGATATCCGCCGAGGCCGGGGTCTCGGTGGGGCTGATCAGCCATCACTATTCCGGCAAGGATGAACTGGTGGCCGAGGCCTACATGGCGATCACCGGGCGGGTCATGACCTTGCTGCGCGATGCCATGGAGCAAGCCGCGCCGAATGCCCGGGAGCGCTTGTCGGCGTTTTTCCGTGGATCGTTTTCCGCCGAGCTGCTCGATCCGCAACTGATCGATGCGTGGCTGGCGTTCTGGGGCGCGGTGAAAACCGCCGAGGCCATCAACCAGGCCCACGATCATTCCTATGGCGAGTATCGCGGCATCCTGCGCAAGGTTCTGGCGGAACTGGCCCGGGAGGAAGGCTGGGAAAATTTCGACGCCGACCTTGCCGCTATCAGTCTCAGCGCGTTGCTCGACGGCTTGTGGCTGGAGTCCGGGCTGAACCCCGGTACCTTCACCCCGGAGCAAGGCATCCAGATTTGCGAGGCCTGGGTCGATGGTTTACAGGCCGGCGGACGCCAGCGTTTTTGCGTGCAGACGAGCGACTGTTGATCAGTCGTTCAGTACTGGATACTCTCTGGCGCCGATGCAGGAAAACACTCTAATAAGAAACTGGCCTTCGGGCCTGAGCCGGACACCAAGCGATGACTCCTCGGGTATTGATCGTCGATGACGATCCGCTGATTCGTGATCTGCTGCACGCCTACCTGTCCCAGGAAGGTTACGAAGTCCATTGCGCCGCCACGGCGGAATTGGCGGAAACCTTCCTCGCCAGCCAGACCGTCGACCTGGTGATGCTCGACATCCGCCTGCCGGGCAAGGACGGCCTGACCCTGACCCGCGAGCTGCGGGTGCGGTCGGAGGTCGGGATCATCCTGATCACCGGGCGCAACGATGAAATCGACCGCATCGTCGGCCTTGAATGCGGCGCCGATGACTACGTGATCAAACCCCTCAATCCAAGGGAACTGGTGTCCCGGGCGAAAAACCTGATTCGCCGGGTCCGTCATGCGCAAACCCCAGCGCCGGCCGTCGTGGCGGCCAAGCCGGTCAAGCAGTTCGCCGACTGGGCGTTGGACACCGACCGCCGTCGCCTGATCGACCCGTCCGGCAGCGAAACCCTGCTGACCCACGGCGAATACCAGTTGCTCAGCGTGTTCCTGCGCAACAGCGGCCACACCCTCAGCCGCGACCAGTTGATGGACCAGATCCGCAACCGCGAATGGGTGCCCAACGACCGCTCCATCGACGTGCTGGTCGGGCGCCTGCGCCGCAAGTTGCACGACGATCCGGCCGAACCCCAGTTGATCATCACCATTCACGGCGCCGGTTACCTGTTCACCGCCAGCGTGGCGGCCTGAAGCTGATGGCGCGATGGTTTTGCTTGCTGGCGCTGCTGGTGGCCGGCCATGCCGTCGCGGCGGACAAGGTTCGCTATTGCGATTACCCGGTGTACCCGCCGATCTCCTGGAGTGATGGCAAGCAGGTGCGCGGCCTGGCACCGAACGTGGTGAAAAACCTGTTCGGCCAGTTGGGTTACGAGGTCGAGATCGTGGTGCTGGGCAACTGGAAACGCTGCCTGCTGGACGCCGCCGAAGGCCGGGTCGATGTGGTGCTGGCCTACAGCACCGCGCAACGGGAGCAAAGCATGCTGTTCTCGACAGTGCCGGTATTGCGTGAAGAAGTGGCGTTGTTCATCAACCGCCAGCACCCGGTGAAATTCGAACAACTGGACGACCTGGCCCATTACCGTGGTGGCCTGTTGTTTGGCGAGAGCTACGGTGTGGAGTTCGATCGCATGGTCGCGCGCAACAACAATATCGAATGGGTTTCCGACAGCCACCAGAAC includes:
- a CDS encoding TetR family transcriptional regulator C-terminal domain-containing protein, with product MNQEARFSRMEPELRKANLIEATLVCLKRHGFQGASIRKISAEAGVSVGLISHHYSGKDELVAEAYMAITGRVMTLLRDAMEQAAPNARERLSAFFRGSFSAELLDPQLIDAWLAFWGAVKTAEAINQAHDHSYGEYRGILRKVLAELAREEGWENFDADLAAISLSALLDGLWLESGLNPGTFTPEQGIQICEAWVDGLQAGGRQRFCVQTSDC
- a CDS encoding class II aldolase/adducin family protein, which gives rise to MNNIATHLAPERSATEQRLREELAACYRLITHFRMTDLIFTHISVRIPGPEHHFLINPYGLMFDEITASNLVKIDLDGHAVEPSPYPVNPAGFVIHSAIHGAREDAQCVLHTHTKSGCAVAALRCGLLPVNQISMEFYGRVAYHDYEGVALDLSEQQRLVADLGDKSVLMLRNHGLLTVGETVSQAFLRMYYLEKACEIQLAAMAAGELVLPPAEVCAHTERQFNDPGRPLEDGELSDPDAMQLAWAALLRMLDRVAPGYRD
- a CDS encoding transporter substrate-binding domain-containing protein, with translation MARWFCLLALLVAGHAVAADKVRYCDYPVYPPISWSDGKQVRGLAPNVVKNLFGQLGYEVEIVVLGNWKRCLLDAAEGRVDVVLAYSTAQREQSMLFSTVPVLREEVALFINRQHPVKFEQLDDLAHYRGGLLFGESYGVEFDRMVARNNNIEWVSDSHQNFGKLIRGRIDFITQERRTGQLYVENLPGGQDIIALPKALNVDYLRVAVSRRSPLAARMPEINAQLQRMVDAGDIERWLNESEVTYRDMINLPADAQ
- a CDS encoding FAD-dependent oxidoreductase, producing the protein MPTSTPAFAHLFEPLEIRGKRLKNRIMSSGHDTSMPTDNLVNEQLIAYHRARAEGGAGLIVLQVAGVHDSARYTSHVLMATDDACIEGYRKLAQTCHAHGTVVLSQVFHPGREIMESSDGLLAVAYSASSVPNERFRVMPRALDQAMIDEIVAGYAAAARRLHQAGIDGVEVVASHGYLPAQFINPRVNRRTDGYNGGLEQRLRFLREVIAAVREATDEQFIVGLRISADERDPEGLTEDESLAAVQLLQAQLDYVHIVAGTSASLGGAVHIVPPMAIEAAYLAKEAGTFKAGLNIPLFVTGRINQPQEAELILARGQADVCGMTRALICDPQMPNKTDTGRVEDVRACIACNQACIGHFHKGLPISCIQHPETGRELIFGERRQAPRRKRIMIAGGGPAGMKAATVAAQRGHEVTLYEASSQLGGQVLLAQLLPRRSEFGGASTNLQREMQLAGVRVVRNTRVDRALVEQEKPHVVIVATGAEPYWPPFERGGELQVVDAWQVLRDEVRIGRSVVVVDWRCDWIGPGIAERLVRAGHQVQLAVNGTHCGENLPLYVRDQLAGELHKLGVPITPYARLYGCDDNTVYLQHTASGEPMLMENIDTLVLCQGHQPVDTLGAELQGLVEFRRIGDCLAPRTAEEAIYEGLKVAWEL
- a CDS encoding response regulator gives rise to the protein MTPRVLIVDDDPLIRDLLHAYLSQEGYEVHCAATAELAETFLASQTVDLVMLDIRLPGKDGLTLTRELRVRSEVGIILITGRNDEIDRIVGLECGADDYVIKPLNPRELVSRAKNLIRRVRHAQTPAPAVVAAKPVKQFADWALDTDRRRLIDPSGSETLLTHGEYQLLSVFLRNSGHTLSRDQLMDQIRNREWVPNDRSIDVLVGRLRRKLHDDPAEPQLIITIHGAGYLFTASVAA
- a CDS encoding ABC transporter substrate-binding protein; translation: MKSHTLKHGFYPLVLSVAMGLGSAQAASDMVVVGYGGAGQKAQDMAFFQPFAAEDQSKVIQSEYNGEMAKIKVMVDTGNVDWDVVQIEGPDLMRGCEEGMYERLDWTRLGHADQLIPEAAQECGSAALVWSVAIAYDTDKLSQAPTSWADFWDVKKTPGKRGLRKRAVYNLEFALLADGVKTEDVYKVLGTPQGVDRAFAKLTELKPYIQWWEAGAQPPQWLTAGDVVMTSTYSGRIADAAQKGSHLALVWPGSLYGMDYWAIIKGSRHVDQAKRFIAFANQPDAQVNYVQQIPYGPTNTQAAARLDDKLAQWVPTAPQNLKGALSMNVGFWVDHGEELEERFNAWASK